From a region of the Ficedula albicollis isolate OC2 chromosome 1A, FicAlb1.5, whole genome shotgun sequence genome:
- the DNAL4 gene encoding dynein light chain 4, axonemal, with amino-acid sequence MEETEEEKKDEADYKRLHSFPLIRHSDMPEEMRIETMELCVTACEKHATNNESAAKMIKETMDKKFGSSWHVVIGEGFGFEITHEVKNLLYMFFGGSLAVCVWKCS; translated from the exons ATGGAAGAaactgaggaggagaaaaaggacGAGGCTGATTATAAAAGGCTTCACAGTTTTCCTCTGATTAGG CACTCGGACATGCCGGAGGAGATGCGCATAGAGACCATGGAGCTGTGCGTCACGGCGTGTGAGAAGCATGCCACCAACAATGAG AGTGCTGCAAAGATGATCAAAGAGACGATGGACAAGAAATTTGGGTCCTCCTGGCATGTGGTGATTGGGGAAGGTTTTGGCTTTGAGATCACTCATGAGGTGAAGAACCTGCTGTACATGTTCTTTGgtggcagcctggctgtgtgtgtCTGGAAGTGCTCCTGA
- the LOC101807555 gene encoding extracellular serine/threonine protein kinase FAM20C-like — MRCRLQTLLQRKFKISLLLLLLLALVVHLVMDFALPTARRPCSCDVKASKAVGIPSGSPMPASLKKLNLRILQDFSGSNGSLEKSSQPQREGLRLRAGEPEIQQQHEEGNAGWTKGSKLAALFEHPLYNIPVPEVTERDKLFIINPMEKFSLHSSRSDEWVSSSKAETLLPTGKTAYDTYPTWLKFHVGITRYELYPRRDPLLPTLLRDLATQRIVSSVQKSGGTQLKLIMTFPNYGQALFKPMKQTRDQETPIDFFYFSDFERHNAEIAAFHLDRILDFRRIPPVSGRLVNITKEIRDITTDKKLAKTFFISPAGNVCFYGECSYYCSTEHALCGKPDQLEGSMAALLPDKTLAKRRSWRSPWRRSYHKSRKAEWELNPNYCAQVRETPPYDRGHRLLDLIDMTILDFLMGNMDRHHYETFEKFGNDTFLLHLDNGRGFGTHSRDEPSILAPLQQCCSIKKSTYLRLQLLATQPYRLSDVLREALAADPLAPVLAEPHLRALDRRLAKVLVAVGHCLARAARQEEVLVDDVGSWV; from the exons ATGCGGTGCCGGCTGCAAACGCTTCTCCAGAGGAAATTTAAAATCAGccttctccttcttctgctCTTGGCCCTTGTCGTGCACCTGGTGATGGATTTTGCTCTCCCCACGGCCCGCAGGCCCTGCAGCTGTGATGTAAAAGCATCAAAAGCTGTGGGTATCCCATCAGGCAGCCCCATGCCAGCCAGCCTCAAAAAGCTGAACCTGCGAATCCTTCAGGATTTCAGTGGAAGCAACGGCTCCTTGGAGAAAAGTTCCCAGCCACAGAGAGAGGGGCTGCGCTTGAGGGCTGGAGAGCCAGAGATCCAACAGCAACATGAAGAGGGGAATGCAGGGTGGACCAAGGGATCAAAGCTGGCAGCACTCTTCGAGCATCCTCTTTACAACATCCCAGTCCCGGAG GTGACAGAGAGGGACAAGCTGTTTATCATCAACCCCATGGAGAAATTcagcctgcacagcagcaggagtgacGAATG GGTCAGCAGCAGTAAAGCCGAGACGCTCCTCCCGACAGGGAAGACGGCCTATGACACCTACCCCACCTGGCTCAAGTTCCACGTCGGCATCACCCGCTACGAGCTGTACCCCCGCCGGGACCCCTTGCTGCCCACGCTCCTCCGGGATTTGGCCACACAAAGGATCGTCAGCTCGG TCCAGAAGTCCGGCGGGACCCAGCTCAAGCTCATCATGACGTTCCCAAACTATGGGCAGGCCCTCTTCAAGCCCATGAA GCAGACCCGGGACCAGGAGACCCCCATTGATTTCTTCTACTTCTCAGACTTTGAGCGGCACAATGCAGAGATTGCAGCCTTCCACCTGGACAG GATCCTGGATTTCCGGCGAATCCCCCCAGTTTCTGGCCGTTTGGTCAACATAACAAAAGAAATCCGGGATATCACCACAGACAAGAAATTGGCCAAGACTTTCTTCATCTCCCCAG CGGGTAACGTCTGCTTCTACGGGGAGTGCTCCTACTACTGCTCCACGGAGCACGCTCTCTGTGGCAAACCGGACCAGCTGGAGGGCTCCatggctgccctgctccccgACAAGACCCTGGCCAAGCGCCGCTCCTGGCGCAGCCCCTGGCGCCGCTCCTACCACAAGAGCAGGAAGGCTGA GTGGGAGCTGAATCCCAACTACTGCGCCCAGGTGCGAGAGACACCACCCTACGACAGGGGCCACCGCCTCCTCGACCTCATCGACATGACGATCCTGGATTTCCTCATGG GCAACATGGACCGGCACCACTACGAGACCTTTGAGAAATTTGGGAATGACACTTTCCTGCTCCACCTGGACAACGGCCGCGG cttCGGCACACACTCACGGGATGAACCGTCCATCCTGGCccctctccagcagtgctgcag CATCAAGAAGTCGACTTACCTgcggctgcagctgctggccacCCAGCCCTACCGCCTGAGCGACGTGCTGCGCGAGGCGCTGGCCGCAGACCCGCTGGCCCCCGTCCTGGCTGAGCCCCACCTGCGGGCGCTGGACCGGCGCCTGGCCAAGGTGCTGGTGGCCGTGGGACActgcctggccagggcagcccGCCaggaggaggtgctggtggatgaTGTGGGCTCATGGGTGTGA
- the SUN2 gene encoding SUN domain-containing protein 2 codes for MSRRSQRLVTSRYYPGDDDAAASSSSSSASLLGGTQLPFKETTGRTIRRKSSSTKRLSPAPSTQTSYYSESMMSESYLGGSRGLAALGSSMLDDDLDSGTYWGGELSSRRRRGTGDTESSKINGVLESKTYDTYTSSSGYSSEDDYAGHCYSGQSSSGSGLRTAASRVGSFLWQVFTSPVRFLGWLFSGLAGAWRRLTGTASHLDRVPFSRRYPRLKRSLLLLLLLLLLAAAAYGAWYFYPYGLSTLSLPSFPWWGAGKLSSSSDVPGAGDLTTLDQGGHRLQARLQSLEKRFEALEAELSRWELRRGAAAVTAGGEPPPGDILAQLEGLVSRRDAGLKEHLRADVANHLQGELDALRAQVQRDLDGRLGKMAQASREMEARLLELNSEWQSSAQESLRGTFRQELGKLEQEVAVLRRELASLKSDQEVMGKHVEGILEQLKTVRADVEAQFPLWISRFLSQSQHDGAAAFILQREDLQAELQALEHKILAKVLEDRRLSARDAQAGIGVALRQGGTAGVTEEQVHLIVGQALKRYSEDRVGMVDYALESAGASVINTRCSETYETRTALLSLFGIPLWYHSQSPRVILQPDVNPGNCWAFRGSQGFAVIRLSGIIRPMAVTLEHIPKALSPQGTIPSAPKDFAVYGLKEEGEEEGLLLGQFTYDHNGDPIQTFYLEGDSVGTYQLVELRVLSNWGHPEYTCIYRFRVHGEPAH; via the exons ATGTCCCGCCGCAGCCAGCGCCTTGTCACCAGCCGCTATTACCCCGGGGACGATGATGCCGcggccagcagcagcagcagcagcgcaTCTCTGCTGGGGGGGACACAGCTCCCCTTCAAGGAGACCACCGGCAG GACGATCAGGAGGAAATCGAGTAGCACCAAGCGCCTCTCCCCCGCCCCCAGCACCCAAACCTCCTACTACAGCGAGTCCATGATGAGCGAGTCCTACCTGGGGGGCAGCCGGGGCCTTGCTGCCCTGGGTAGCTCCATGCTGGATGATGATCTGGACAGCGGCACCTACTGGG GTGGAGAGCTCTCCAGTAGGAGGAGAAGAGGTACAGGGGACACCGAGTCCAGTAAGATCAATGGGGTGCTAGAGAGCAAGACGTACGACACCTACACATCTTCATCTGGGTACTCCTCCGAGGACGATTACGCTG GTCACTGTTATTCAGGCCAGAGTAGCTCTGGGTCAGGTCTGAGAACTGCAGCCTCCCGGGTGGGCTCCTTCCTCTGGCAGGTGTTCACCTCCCCAG TTCGGTTCCTGGGGTGGCTGTTctcggggctggcaggggccTGGCGCCGCCTCACCGGCACGGCTTCCCACCTGGACAGAGtccccttctccag GCGCTACCCACGTCTGAAGaggtccctgctgctgctgctgctcctcctaCTCCTCGCTGCAGCTGCCTACG GAGCTTGGTACTTCTACCCCTATGGGCTGTCAACACTCAGCCTGCCTTCCTTCCCATGGTGGGGAGCTGGAAaactttcctcctcctctgatgTTCCTGGGGCAGGGGACCTGACCACGCTGGACCAG GGGGGACACCGACTCCAGGCTCGCTTGCAGTCCCTGGAGAAGCGCTTTGAGGCGCTGGAGGCCGAGCTGTCACGGTGGGAGCTGCGTCGTGGGGcggcagcagtgacagcaggggGAGAACCTCCCCCGGGGGACATCCTTGcacagctggaggggctggtgaGCCGCCGGGACGCGGGGCTGAAGGAGCATCTCCGCGCCGACGTGGCCAACCACCTCCAG GGGGAGCTGGATGCGCTCCGAGCCCAGGTGCAGAGGGATTTGGATGGGCGCCTGGGAAAGATGGCACAAGCTTCCCGG GAGATGGAAGCACGCTTGCTGGAGCTGAACTCGGAGTGGCAGAG CTCGGCGCAGGAGAGCCTGCGAGGGACCTTCCGGCAGGAGCTGGgcaagctggagcaggaggtggcagtGCTGAGGAGGGAGCTGGCAAGCCTCAAGTCAGACCAGGAGGTGATGGGGAAGCACGTGGAGGGgatcctggagcagctgaagaCAGTGCGGGCTGAC GTGGAAGCACAATTCCCGCTGTGGATCAGTAGGTTCCTGTCACAGTCCCAGCACGATGGTGCCGCTGCCTTCATCCTCCAGCGGGAGGACTTGcaagcagagctccaggctctggagcacaagatCCTTGCAAAAGTCCTGGAGGACCGGAGGCTGTCAGCACGGGATGCCCAGGCTGGTATTGGGGTGGCCCTGAGGCAAGGAGGGACTGCAGGAGTGACAGAGGAG caaGTGCATCTCATCGTGGGCCAGGCCCTGAAGCGCTACAGCGAGGACCGGGTGGGGATGGTTGACTATGCCCTCGAGTCGGCAG GGGCCAGCGTCATCAACACTCGCTGCTCAGAGACCTACGAGACCCGGACGGCGCTGCTGAGCCTGTTCGGGATCCCGCTCTGGTACCACTCGCAGTCCCCCCGGGTCATCCTGCAG CCAGACGTCAACCCTGGGAACTGCTGGGCGTTTCGTGGCTCCCAGGGCTTCGCTGTGATCCGCCTCTCTGGCATTATCCGCCCCATGGCCGTGACGCTGGAGCACATCCCAAAAGCCCTCTCACCGCAGGGGaccatccccagtgcccccaaGGACTTCGCTGTCTAT GGCTTAAAagaagaaggagaggaggagggcCTTCTCCTCGGACAGTTCACCTACGACCACAATGGCGACCCCATCCAGACATTTTACTTGGAG GGTGACTCGGTGGGCACGTACCAGCTGGTGGAGCTGCGGGTGCTGAGCAATTGGGGCCACCCCGAGTACACGTGCATCTACCGCTTCCGCGTGCACGGGGAGCCGGCGCACTGA